One part of the Arvicanthis niloticus isolate mArvNil1 chromosome 15, mArvNil1.pat.X, whole genome shotgun sequence genome encodes these proteins:
- the LOC117720713 gene encoding putative vomeronasal receptor-like protein 4, translating to MFSIENILYFQAGLGVLANMFLLVFYIFIILSHRPKLIDLISCQLTFVHIVMILTGGNIMLTDIFESLNVENDIKCKATLYTNRVMRGLSISITCLLSVFQAVTISPSTSSLAKFKHKLRKHMINASFFYIWSFNLSLSSNIIFYVGGFTNVSETKQMKITKSCSLFPVNYIIRGMILTVTTSRDVFLVGVMLFTSTYMVIILFRHQKQCKHLHSIIHLRMSPEKKATQITLLLVVFFVVFYLVDFIISSISILLWKYNPVILTIQKFLMNAYPTITPLVQINTDKRINNVLKNLQSNCH from the coding sequence ATGTTCTCAATTGAGAATATCCTTTATTTTCAAGCTGGGCTTGGAGTCCTAGCCAATATGTTTCTTctagttttttatattttcataatcctAAGTCACAGACCTAAGCTCATTGACCTGATCTCCTGTCAACTAACATTCGTTCATATAGTGATGATCCTCACTGGAGGAAATATCATGCTTACAGACATATTTGAGTCTCTGAATGTTGAGAATGACATCAAATGTAAGGCAACTTTATACACAAACAGGGTGATGAGAGGCCTCTCTATCAGcatcacctgcctcctgagtgtgttcCAGGCTGTCACAATCAGTCCCAGTACCTCTTCGCTggcaaaatttaaacataaattaagaaaacacatgattaatgcttctttcttttatatttggtcTTTCAATTTATCTCTTAGTAGTAACATAATCTTCTATGTTGGTGGTTTTACAAATGTGAGTGAGACCAAGCAGATGAAGATCACTAAATCCTGCTCACTCTTCCCAGTGAACTACATCATCAGGGGGATGATTCTAACAGTGACAACCTCAAGGGATGTGTTTCTTGTAGGAGTCATGTTGTTCACAAGTACATACATGGTGATTATCTTGTTCCGACATCAGAAGCAATGCAAGCATCTTCATAGCATCATCCACCTGAGAATGTCTCCTGAGAAAAAGGCCACACAAATTACCTTGTTGCTGGTGGTATTCTTTGTGGTCTTCTACTTGGTGGACTTCATCATCTCATCCATTTCCATCTTGTTATGGAAATACAATCCAGTCATCCTGACTATTCAGAAGTTTTTGATGAATGCTTATCCTACAATTACTCCTTTGGtacaaataaatacagataaGAGAATAAACAATGTGTTGAAAAACTTGCAGTCGAACTGCCACtag